Proteins from a genomic interval of Haemophilus parainfluenzae T3T1:
- the dcuC gene encoding anaerobic C4-dicarboxylate transporter DcuC, with protein MDLIIGLIAIVLVAYYIVKGYSATGVLMFGGLVLLFISVLMGHSILPEGVKSTGSTYFDILEYVKYLLGNRGGGLGLMIMVLCGFSVYMTHLGANDVVVKLVSKPLKNIRSPYILMVFAYFLACLMSFAVSSATGLGVLLMATLFPVMVNVGISRGAAAAICASPISIILSPTSGDVVLSAEISKIPLGEFAFSTALPVSIFAILGIAVAHFFWQRYLDKKEGVQVERLNADEIKTTAPNYYAILPLLPIIGVLIFDGKWGLPNLHIVTVMVLCFIITAAVDFLRSFNAKQTFDNLIVAYRGMADAFAGVVMLLVAAGVFAQSLSTIGFITNLIDSAQSFGGSAFFMMLVLAVITILATMATGSGNAAFYAFAELIPKLATQMGVNPAFLTIPMLQASNLGRGLSPVSGVVVAVSGMGKISPFEIVKRMSVPMLVGFICVIIGTEIFVSVAV; from the coding sequence ATGGATCTGATTATAGGTTTGATTGCCATTGTTTTGGTGGCATATTATATCGTGAAAGGCTATTCAGCGACCGGTGTGTTGATGTTCGGGGGCTTGGTCTTGTTATTCATTTCAGTGCTGATGGGACATTCGATTTTACCAGAAGGCGTGAAAAGCACCGGTTCCACCTATTTTGATATTTTAGAATATGTGAAATATCTACTCGGTAATCGTGGCGGCGGCTTAGGCTTGATGATTATGGTGTTATGTGGTTTCTCCGTGTACATGACTCATCTTGGTGCTAATGATGTGGTGGTGAAATTGGTTTCAAAACCACTGAAAAATATCCGTTCACCTTATATTTTAATGGTGTTTGCTTACTTCCTTGCATGTTTGATGTCTTTTGCTGTGTCATCTGCAACAGGTTTAGGCGTGTTATTAATGGCGACATTATTCCCTGTCATGGTAAACGTGGGGATTTCACGTGGGGCTGCGGCAGCAATTTGTGCATCGCCAATTTCGATTATCCTTTCCCCAACTTCGGGTGATGTGGTGCTTTCTGCTGAAATTTCAAAAATTCCTTTAGGTGAGTTTGCTTTTAGCACCGCATTGCCGGTTTCGATTTTTGCGATTTTAGGGATTGCTGTCGCACACTTCTTTTGGCAGCGTTATTTAGATAAAAAAGAAGGCGTGCAAGTAGAACGTTTGAATGCAGATGAAATTAAAACCACAGCACCAAACTACTATGCGATTTTGCCATTATTACCCATTATTGGCGTATTGATTTTTGACGGTAAATGGGGCTTACCAAATTTACACATCGTTACTGTGATGGTGCTTTGTTTTATCATTACTGCTGCGGTAGATTTCTTACGTAGCTTTAACGCAAAACAAACGTTTGATAATCTCATTGTGGCATATCGCGGTATGGCAGATGCCTTTGCAGGTGTGGTGATGCTTTTAGTGGCGGCAGGTGTATTTGCACAAAGTTTAAGTACAATCGGCTTTATCACTAATTTAATCGACTCAGCACAATCCTTCGGCGGTTCAGCATTCTTTATGATGTTAGTGCTTGCGGTGATTACCATTTTAGCCACCATGGCGACAGGTTCAGGTAACGCGGCGTTCTATGCTTTTGCAGAATTAATTCCAAAATTAGCCACTCAAATGGGCGTCAATCCAGCGTTCTTAACCATTCCAATGTTACAAGCCTCTAACTTAGGACGTGGTTTATCACCGGTTTCTGGTGTGGTTGTGGCGGTATCCGGTATGGGAAAAATCTCACCATTTGAAATCGTAAAACGTATGTCTGTCCCAATGTTGGTTGGTTTTATTTGTGTGATTATCGGCACAGAAATCTTTGTTTCCGTTGCCGTCTAG
- a CDS encoding Trm112 family protein, with amino-acid sequence MHEKLNPRLLEVIACPRCLARLKYDQENQRLICPFEQVAYPIENGVPVLLAEKAETLKE; translated from the coding sequence ATGCATGAGAAACTTAATCCTCGATTATTAGAAGTGATCGCTTGCCCGCGATGTTTGGCAAGATTGAAATACGATCAAGAAAATCAACGGCTCATTTGCCCTTTTGAGCAAGTGGCGTATCCTATTGAAAACGGCGTGCCGGTTTTGTTGGCAGAGAAAGCCGAAACACTGAAAGAATAA
- the pcnB gene encoding polynucleotide adenylyltransferase PcnB, with product MFSRNAITVVEKLQRQGYDAYIVGGCLRDLLLGKHPKDFDVATNARPDQIQAVFQRQCRLVGRRFRLAHIMFGRDVIEVATFRASHSDARSENQAKQSDEGMLLRDNVYGTIEQDAERRDFTVNALYYNPQDNTLRDYFNGIDDLKNGKLRLIGDPVTRYQEDPVRMLRSVRFMAKLDMFLEKPSEQPIRELAPLLKNIPPARLFDESLKLLQSGNGVKTYKLLRQYGLFEQLFPSLTPYFTEKEDSLAERMILTSLNSTDERIADKLRINPAFLFAAFFWYPLREKVDVLKNEGGLNNHDAYALAANEVLDQLCRSLAAPRRHTSVIRDIWMLQLQLLKRTGSHPARTMEHQKFRAAFDLLAMRAEVEGGETVELAKWWHEYQLSNQEQRRQLVQEQQKLHPAPKKKYYRRRKPKAAN from the coding sequence ATGTTTAGCCGTAATGCCATTACCGTGGTAGAAAAATTGCAACGTCAAGGTTACGACGCTTATATCGTTGGGGGGTGTTTGCGTGATTTATTGTTGGGTAAGCATCCAAAAGATTTTGATGTGGCAACGAATGCGCGTCCCGACCAAATTCAAGCGGTATTCCAACGTCAATGTCGTTTAGTCGGTCGTCGTTTCCGCCTTGCGCATATTATGTTTGGTCGCGATGTGATCGAAGTGGCCACATTCCGTGCCAGCCATTCGGATGCACGCAGCGAAAATCAAGCGAAACAAAGCGATGAAGGGATGTTACTGCGTGATAATGTGTACGGCACCATTGAACAAGATGCCGAACGCCGTGATTTCACGGTAAACGCGCTTTACTACAATCCGCAAGATAATACGCTTCGTGATTACTTCAACGGAATTGATGATCTGAAAAACGGAAAACTACGTCTGATTGGCGATCCCGTTACCCGTTATCAAGAAGATCCTGTGCGTATGTTACGTTCTGTGCGCTTTATGGCGAAATTGGATATGTTCTTGGAAAAACCAAGTGAACAGCCAATTCGTGAGCTTGCACCATTGCTGAAAAATATTCCACCGGCGCGTTTATTCGATGAAAGCTTAAAATTATTGCAGTCTGGCAATGGTGTAAAAACCTATAAATTACTTCGTCAATATGGCTTATTTGAACAGCTTTTCCCAAGCTTAACGCCTTATTTCACCGAAAAAGAAGACAGCCTTGCGGAACGTATGATTTTAACTTCGTTAAATTCAACTGATGAACGTATTGCCGATAAATTACGTATCAATCCAGCCTTTTTATTTGCGGCATTCTTCTGGTATCCATTACGCGAAAAAGTGGATGTGCTGAAAAATGAAGGTGGCTTAAACAATCACGATGCCTATGCCCTTGCGGCAAATGAAGTGCTTGATCAATTATGCCGATCATTAGCCGCACCTCGTCGTCATACATCCGTTATTCGTGATATTTGGATGTTGCAATTACAATTGCTTAAACGCACGGGTTCTCACCCTGCTCGCACGATGGAACATCAAAAATTCCGTGCAGCCTTTGATTTATTGGCGATGCGTGCTGAAGTGGAAGGCGGTGAAACCGTTGAACTCGCAAAATGGTGGCATGAGTACCAACTCAGCAATCAAGAACAACGTCGCCAGTTGGTTCAAGAGCAACAAAAATTGCATCCAGCGCCAAAGAAAAAATATTATCGCAGACGTAAACCTAAGGCGGCTAACTAA
- the msbA gene encoding lipid A ABC transporter ATP-binding protein/permease MsbA has product MQEQTMQDKDFSTSQTFKRLWPMISPFKSGLFVAAVALIFNALADSGLIYMLKPLLDDGFGKADHSFLKLMAFVVVGMIMLRGVTNFISSYCLAWVSGKVVMIMRRRLFKHLMFMPVSFFDRNSTGKLLSRITYDSEMIANSSSNSLVTIVREGAYLVSLLVVMFYTSWELTLVLFVIGPIIAVLIRFVSKIFRKLSKNMQDSMGELTSATEQMLKGHKVVLSFGGQLVEEERFDKVSNDMRRKGMKMVTADAISDPVVQVIASLALAAVLYLATTPLIAEHNLTAGSFTVVFSSMLAMMRPLKSLTNVNSQFQRGMAACQTLFSILDLETEKDNGTYKAEPAKGDLEFKNVSFAYEGKEERALNNISFYVPAGKTVALVGRSGSGKSTIANLVTRFYDIDEGEILLDGVRIQDYRLSNLRENCSVVSQQVHLFNDTIANNIAYAAEDKYTREQIIEAAKAAYALEFIEKLPQGFDTVIGENGASLSGGQRQRLAIARALLRNSPVLILDEATSALDTESERAIQSALEELKKDRTVLVIAHRLSTIENADEILVIEHGEIKERGTHQDLLALDGAYKQLHSMQFSG; this is encoded by the coding sequence ATGCAAGAACAAACTATGCAAGATAAAGATTTCTCAACCTCGCAAACTTTTAAGCGTTTATGGCCGATGATTTCACCTTTTAAATCAGGGTTATTTGTCGCTGCTGTCGCTCTCATTTTTAATGCATTGGCTGATTCAGGCCTGATTTATATGCTTAAGCCTTTGCTTGATGACGGGTTTGGGAAAGCAGATCATTCCTTCCTAAAACTGATGGCGTTTGTTGTGGTTGGTATGATTATGTTGCGTGGAGTGACTAACTTTATTTCCAGCTATTGTTTGGCTTGGGTATCAGGCAAAGTGGTGATGATTATGCGCCGCCGCTTGTTTAAGCATTTAATGTTTATGCCGGTGAGTTTCTTTGATCGTAATTCAACGGGGAAATTGCTTTCTCGTATTACTTACGATTCAGAAATGATTGCCAATTCTTCCTCTAATTCATTAGTGACCATTGTACGTGAGGGGGCCTATTTAGTTTCATTGCTCGTGGTGATGTTTTACACCAGTTGGGAACTGACGTTGGTTCTTTTCGTCATCGGGCCAATTATTGCAGTGCTTATTCGCTTTGTATCGAAGATCTTCCGTAAGCTTAGTAAAAACATGCAAGATTCCATGGGGGAATTAACTTCTGCGACGGAACAAATGCTAAAAGGGCATAAAGTGGTGCTTTCTTTTGGTGGTCAGTTAGTGGAAGAAGAGCGTTTCGATAAAGTCAGCAATGATATGCGCCGTAAAGGAATGAAGATGGTGACTGCTGATGCCATTTCAGATCCGGTTGTGCAAGTTATTGCCTCTTTGGCGTTGGCGGCAGTGCTTTATTTAGCAACTACACCATTAATTGCAGAACATAATTTAACCGCAGGTTCTTTTACTGTCGTCTTTTCTTCCATGTTAGCGATGATGCGCCCATTAAAATCCTTGACGAATGTAAACTCACAATTCCAACGAGGCATGGCGGCCTGTCAGACATTATTTTCTATCTTAGATTTAGAAACTGAAAAAGATAATGGCACGTATAAAGCAGAACCCGCCAAAGGTGATTTAGAATTTAAAAACGTGAGTTTTGCTTATGAGGGGAAAGAAGAGAGGGCCTTAAATAATATCTCTTTTTATGTGCCCGCAGGCAAAACTGTGGCATTAGTGGGACGTTCAGGTTCGGGTAAATCAACCATTGCCAATTTGGTAACGCGTTTCTACGATATTGATGAAGGTGAGATTTTATTAGATGGCGTGAGAATTCAAGATTATCGTCTATCTAATTTACGTGAGAATTGTTCTGTTGTTTCTCAACAAGTGCATTTATTTAATGATACGATTGCCAATAATATTGCCTATGCGGCAGAAGATAAATACACGCGTGAGCAAATTATCGAAGCAGCAAAAGCGGCTTATGCCTTAGAGTTTATCGAGAAACTTCCACAAGGTTTTGATACCGTTATCGGTGAGAATGGAGCAAGTCTTTCTGGTGGTCAACGTCAGCGTTTAGCCATTGCTCGTGCGTTATTACGTAATTCACCTGTCTTAATTTTAGATGAGGCGACTTCTGCACTCGATACCGAATCTGAACGTGCGATTCAGTCCGCATTAGAGGAACTGAAAAAAGATCGTACGGTATTGGTTATCGCCCATCGTTTATCAACCATTGAAAATGCCGATGAAATCTTAGTTATTGAACACGGTGAAATTAAAGAACGTGGTACACACCAAGATTTATTAGCACTTGATGGTGCATATAAACAATTACACAGTATGCAGTTTAGCGGATAA
- the dksA gene encoding RNA polymerase-binding protein DksA has translation MSKASLSLLDLAGVTPYQPKKDEEYMNEDQILHFRKILTAWHEQIVEEASRTVAHMQDEASNFPDPADRATQEEEFSLELRNRDRERKLMKKIEYTLKKLDTDDFGYCDSCGEEIGIRRLEARPTADLCIDCKTLAEIREKQVAG, from the coding sequence ATGTCTAAGGCATCTCTAAGTTTGCTGGATTTAGCCGGTGTTACACCTTATCAACCTAAGAAAGATGAGGAATACATGAATGAAGATCAAATTCTTCATTTCAGAAAAATTTTAACTGCATGGCACGAGCAAATTGTGGAAGAAGCATCAAGAACTGTTGCTCATATGCAAGATGAAGCGTCAAACTTCCCGGATCCAGCTGACCGTGCGACCCAAGAAGAAGAATTCAGTCTTGAATTACGTAACCGCGATCGCGAGCGTAAACTAATGAAAAAGATTGAATACACATTGAAAAAATTGGACACCGATGATTTCGGTTACTGCGATTCTTGTGGGGAAGAAATTGGCATTCGTCGCTTAGAAGCACGTCCTACTGCTGATCTTTGTATCGATTGCAAAACCCTTGCTGAAATTCGTGAAAAACAAGTCGCAGGTTAA
- the kdsB gene encoding 3-deoxy-manno-octulosonate cytidylyltransferase, with protein MSFTVIIPARFASSRLPGKPLADIAGKPMIQHVFEKAQQSGASRVIIATDNEQVEKAAKAFGAEVCMTSEAHNSGTERLAEVVSKLGIADDEIIVNIQGDEPLIPPVIVSQVAENLAKFNVNMATLAVKIHEAEELFNPNAVKVVTDKDGYVLYFSRSVIPYDRDQFMQLADTSKAQLADAYLRHIGIYAYRAGFIKQYVQWAPTQLENLEKLEQLRVLWYGERIHVELAKEVPAVGVDTAEDLEKVRSILTAN; from the coding sequence ATGTCATTTACAGTTATTATCCCTGCTCGTTTTGCATCGAGCCGCTTACCAGGTAAACCTTTAGCAGATATTGCCGGTAAACCTATGATTCAACATGTTTTTGAAAAAGCTCAACAATCAGGTGCGAGCCGAGTGATTATCGCCACAGATAACGAACAAGTTGAGAAAGCAGCAAAAGCTTTTGGGGCAGAAGTGTGTATGACATCAGAAGCGCATAATTCCGGTACAGAGCGTTTAGCAGAAGTAGTGAGTAAGCTTGGTATTGCTGATGATGAAATTATTGTAAACATCCAAGGGGATGAGCCGTTAATTCCTCCCGTTATTGTGAGTCAAGTGGCAGAAAATTTAGCGAAGTTTAACGTGAATATGGCGACGCTTGCGGTAAAAATTCACGAAGCGGAAGAGTTATTTAACCCAAATGCCGTGAAAGTCGTTACGGATAAAGATGGCTACGTTTTATATTTTTCCCGTTCAGTAATCCCTTACGATCGTGATCAATTTATGCAATTAGCAGATACCTCCAAGGCACAACTGGCTGATGCGTATCTTCGTCATATCGGTATTTATGCTTACCGTGCAGGCTTTATTAAGCAATATGTGCAATGGGCACCAACACAATTAGAAAACTTAGAGAAGTTAGAGCAACTCCGTGTATTATGGTACGGTGAGCGTATTCATGTGGAATTGGCGAAAGAAGTCCCGGCTGTTGGTGTGGATACGGCTGAAGATTTAGAAAAAGTGCGGTCAATTTTAACTGCAAATTAA
- the folK gene encoding 2-amino-4-hydroxy-6-hydroxymethyldihydropteridine diphosphokinase — MVQVYIALGSNLNTPTEQLNSALEAISALPNTELKSVSGFYQSKPLGPQDQPDYVNAVAMIETTRPPLALLDELQRIENEQGRVRLRRWGERTLDLDILLYGDQIIQNERLTVPHYDMKNREFVIVPLNDIAQDLVLPEGEKVADLVKAFENHQMHKIKNSEKIDRT, encoded by the coding sequence ATGGTTCAAGTGTATATCGCCCTAGGCAGTAATTTAAATACGCCTACTGAACAATTAAATTCGGCATTAGAGGCAATCTCTGCGCTACCTAATACTGAATTAAAATCGGTGAGCGGATTTTACCAAAGCAAACCATTAGGCCCGCAAGATCAACCGGATTATGTAAATGCAGTAGCGATGATCGAAACCACTCGCCCACCTTTAGCTTTACTCGATGAATTGCAACGTATCGAAAATGAACAAGGTCGCGTGCGTTTACGTCGTTGGGGTGAGCGTACACTGGATTTGGACATTCTGCTTTATGGCGATCAAATCATTCAAAATGAACGCTTAACGGTTCCTCATTACGATATGAAAAACCGCGAATTCGTGATTGTGCCACTTAATGATATCGCACAAGATTTGGTTTTACCTGAAGGCGAAAAAGTCGCCGATTTGGTGAAAGCTTTTGAAAATCATCAAATGCATAAAATCAAAAACAGCGAGAAAATTGACCGCACTTAA
- a CDS encoding DNA internalization-related competence protein ComEC/Rec2: MKLTLFQLCIMLIVSAFSLLVVPDFLLFTWQRAGLSILLLVMTAFCFHWFNYFKVRNFCINGIWFLLTLAYVHSQALSLLTQAEKISSLPNKITLDLHISEILHQQDYQTLVATTSLFDGKEQQIFINWRAPEKPQLGEIWRADVKLRPISARLNHGGFDRQQWYFSKRIIAVGNVKSAAKIGGDFSYRTDFLQNSLKQTEGLSLQGLLIALAFGERAWLDNKTWLIYQQTNTAHLIAISGLHIGLAMGIGFFFARLLQFVLPTRFISPWFPLCFGVLIALGYAYLAGFSLPTFRAMMALLFIAILQFSRRYYTPLQMLCLVVAFLLFCDPLMPLSVSFWLSVGAVTCLIVWYRYVPLSIIEWQHQKLSGKVRWILGLFHLQLGLLILFTPIQLFFFNGLALNGFLANLIAVPLYSFVLVPLILFAMLTNGAFSSWHFSNAIAQGITQCLSFFQGSYMPISINLSLILTALLSFVFGVMLGGLYFASQGKTKNTPLKSSRFFTLNSTKILSPEAYKQALRDVIFIFCVCMGTLGYRYITKPKWQLDTLDVGQGLATLIVKEGKGVLYDTGPAWQSGIGASSMAELEILPYLQREGIELETLILSHDDNDHSGGAKAILAAYPEIELITPSRKNYGETHRTFCLQGKQWQWGGLDFKILSPKQITDRAENPQSCVIVLTDGQYQILLTGDADVATEKSFAEKLGKINVLQVGHHGSKTSTGEILLGQAKPDLALISSGRWNAWNFPHPIVIERLNRYQSAVENTAISGHIRLNFTEKGIEIEKVRGDFSPWFARVIGLSPK, from the coding sequence ATGAAACTCACGTTATTTCAACTGTGCATCATGCTCATCGTTTCAGCCTTTTCTTTGCTTGTTGTGCCCGATTTTTTACTGTTTACCTGGCAACGAGCGGGGCTGAGCATTTTATTGTTGGTTATGACCGCATTTTGTTTCCATTGGTTCAATTATTTTAAAGTCAGAAATTTTTGCATTAACGGCATTTGGTTTTTGCTTACCTTAGCTTACGTGCATTCACAAGCCTTATCGTTATTGACCCAAGCCGAAAAAATTTCAAGTTTACCGAATAAAATCACGTTAGATCTTCACATTTCAGAAATTCTTCATCAGCAAGATTATCAAACGTTAGTTGCGACGACGTCTTTATTTGATGGGAAAGAACAACAAATTTTTATTAATTGGAGAGCACCAGAAAAACCACAACTTGGTGAAATTTGGCGGGCAGATGTAAAGCTTCGTCCTATTTCGGCGAGATTAAATCATGGTGGATTTGATCGACAACAATGGTATTTTTCCAAAAGGATTATTGCCGTAGGGAATGTGAAAAGTGCGGCCAAAATTGGGGGCGATTTTTCTTATCGCACAGATTTTCTACAGAATAGTCTCAAACAGACGGAAGGACTTTCTTTGCAAGGCTTGCTTATCGCATTGGCATTTGGTGAGCGGGCTTGGCTGGATAATAAAACATGGCTGATTTATCAACAAACGAATACAGCACATTTAATTGCCATTTCAGGACTCCATATTGGTTTAGCCATGGGGATAGGCTTTTTCTTTGCTCGATTATTGCAATTTGTATTGCCAACACGCTTTATTTCACCCTGGTTTCCGCTTTGCTTTGGCGTGTTGATTGCTTTAGGTTACGCCTATTTAGCTGGATTTAGTTTACCGACCTTTCGTGCAATGATGGCATTGCTTTTTATTGCAATCCTTCAATTTTCGCGACGATATTACACGCCTTTGCAAATGCTTTGTTTAGTGGTAGCGTTTTTACTGTTTTGTGATCCACTTATGCCACTTTCGGTGAGCTTTTGGCTTTCAGTTGGTGCTGTTACCTGTCTGATTGTGTGGTACCGATATGTTCCCTTATCAATCATTGAGTGGCAGCATCAAAAATTATCCGGCAAAGTGCGGTGGATTTTGGGCTTGTTTCATTTGCAGTTGGGGCTGCTGATTTTATTCACACCTATTCAGCTTTTCTTCTTTAATGGCTTGGCGTTAAATGGATTCTTGGCGAATTTAATTGCAGTGCCCTTATATAGCTTCGTACTTGTACCCTTGATTCTCTTTGCGATGTTAACGAATGGCGCATTTTCTTCTTGGCATTTTTCAAATGCGATTGCTCAAGGTATTACACAATGCCTCAGTTTTTTCCAAGGCTCGTATATGCCGATTTCGATTAATTTATCCCTCATTCTGACCGCACTTTTAAGCTTTGTTTTTGGTGTGATGTTAGGGGGATTGTATTTTGCATCTCAAGGGAAAACAAAAAACACACCGCTAAAATCAAGTCGATTTTTCACATTAAACAGCACAAAAATCTTATCGCCAGAAGCTTATAAACAAGCGCTTCGAGATGTTATTTTTATTTTTTGTGTTTGTATGGGGACTCTAGGATATCGATATATCACGAAACCCAAATGGCAGTTAGATACCTTAGATGTTGGACAAGGTTTAGCAACCTTAATTGTGAAAGAGGGAAAAGGCGTGTTGTATGATACGGGGCCCGCTTGGCAGAGTGGAATAGGGGCTTCTTCCATGGCGGAATTAGAAATATTGCCTTATCTTCAACGGGAAGGCATTGAACTTGAAACCTTGATTTTAAGCCATGATGATAACGATCATTCGGGTGGCGCTAAAGCGATTTTAGCCGCATATCCAGAGATTGAACTGATTACACCTTCTCGCAAAAACTATGGTGAAACGCACCGCACTTTTTGTCTTCAGGGAAAACAATGGCAGTGGGGAGGACTTGATTTTAAAATTCTTTCACCAAAACAAATTACAGACAGGGCGGAGAATCCTCAATCTTGCGTGATTGTATTAACGGATGGACAGTATCAGATCCTTTTAACCGGTGATGCTGATGTGGCAACAGAAAAATCTTTTGCTGAAAAACTAGGCAAAATTAATGTGTTACAGGTAGGACATCATGGCAGTAAAACCTCAACAGGCGAGATTTTACTGGGACAGGCGAAACCTGATCTTGCCTTAATTTCAAGCGGACGATGGAATGCGTGGAATTTTCCTCATCCAATCGTGATTGAACGATTAAATCGTTATCAAAGTGCGGTCGAAAATACGGCTATTTCAGGTCATATAAGGTTAAATTTTACTGAAAAAGGCATTGAAATTGAAAAAGTGAGAGGGGATTTTTCACCTTGGTTTGCCCGTGTAATTGGATTATCCCCGAAATAA
- the lpxK gene encoding tetraacyldisaccharide 4'-kinase produces the protein MPFWYSNSKLAWLLLPFSLLFWLISQIRRALFSLNILSSYKSPKPVIIVGNLSVGGNGKTPVVVWLVEELQKQGLRVGVISRGYGSQSKTYPLLVTPETDPVQGGDEPVLIAKRTGVPVVISPNRQHAIELLLKTQDCDLIISDDGLQHYKLQRDIEIVVMDAERTLGNGFVLPAGPLRELPSRLKNVDFVITNGGKNAYSDAIMTLVPHYAINLVTAEKRLLSEFTQGSAIAGIGNPQRFFTMLENLNIRLANTKAFQDHQHFESQLLEKLAENQPLFMTEKDAVKCQAFAKENWWYVPVDAEIVEAENQGQKLPQLWEKIRHLV, from the coding sequence ATGCCTTTTTGGTACTCAAATTCAAAGCTAGCTTGGTTGCTCCTGCCTTTTTCTCTGCTATTTTGGTTGATTAGCCAAATTCGCCGAGCATTATTTTCCCTAAATATCTTATCTTCTTATAAATCCCCGAAACCTGTCATTATTGTTGGTAATCTTTCTGTTGGTGGAAATGGTAAAACCCCTGTCGTGGTGTGGTTAGTGGAAGAGTTACAAAAACAAGGGTTGCGTGTAGGCGTGATTTCTCGTGGCTATGGTAGCCAATCTAAAACCTATCCTTTACTTGTTACACCTGAAACAGATCCCGTTCAAGGGGGCGATGAACCTGTTTTAATCGCCAAAAGAACAGGTGTGCCAGTGGTGATTTCACCGAATCGTCAACACGCTATCGAATTACTTTTGAAAACACAGGATTGCGATCTGATTATTTCGGATGATGGATTACAACATTATAAGTTGCAGCGTGATATTGAAATTGTGGTGATGGACGCAGAACGTACTTTAGGGAACGGCTTTGTATTACCAGCTGGGCCTTTACGTGAATTACCAAGTCGTTTAAAAAATGTGGACTTTGTGATTACTAATGGCGGAAAAAATGCTTATTCTGATGCCATTATGACGTTAGTTCCTCACTATGCGATTAATTTAGTGACGGCAGAAAAACGCTTACTAAGTGAGTTTACCCAAGGTTCAGCCATTGCGGGAATTGGCAATCCTCAACGTTTTTTCACGATGTTGGAAAATTTAAATATTCGTTTAGCCAATACGAAAGCTTTTCAAGATCATCAACATTTTGAATCACAATTATTAGAAAAACTTGCTGAAAACCAACCGCTCTTTATGACCGAAAAGGATGCCGTAAAATGCCAAGCTTTTGCTAAAGAGAATTGGTGGTATGTCCCAGTTGATGCGGAGATTGTTGAGGCTGAAAACCAAGGCCAAAAACTTCCACAATTGTGGGAAAAAATCCGTCATTTAGTTTAA